ACGCTCCTTCGATGTAGAGGCGCTCTTCCGCTACGCTGTTCAGGAGGCTTCATGGGATTACCGGTCCTGGACGCCCCTTCCGCTTCCCGGCGGAACGGGAAGCGACGATTTCTCCAAAGGGATGTTCTTGGGGGAGAAAGCATTCCAGAGCAAATATGCCTTGTTTACGGCTGCTGCCATCGACAATCACCCGGATTATCAGGAGGCGGAAGCCGCAGTAGCCTTGAACAGGACCTCGGATACCGCGCTTTGGATTCGGCCAGCCGCCTACACGTCTCAGAATGTTCCTTACCGGATGAAAAACTATTCCAATGTCCTCAAACTGGAGCTTCGGAGTGGGGACGGGCCAGCCGCGAGTTTACTTACCGCGCTTCCCGAGGAAAGCGGCGGATCGGCAAGCCTTGTCATTTCCGTCAGGGGCAAATTCTATGAACAGGCCTATGGGCTAGTGTGAAAAAAGAGGCTAAAGGAGACTGGATTCATGCCGTTGAATATCGGTTTTACAGGTTTAGCTGTATTGATACTGATCGGTCTGTTGTTGTTCGGCCCGTCCAAGCTGCCCCGGTTGGCAAGGGCGTTCGGAACAACGATCAAGGAGTTCCGGAGAGGCAGCAAAGAAATGCTGGAAGAAGAGACGGCTGGTTCCGATGCTGATCCAAAGGCAGCCGCTGATGCCGTAGGGGGAGATGGCAAGCTGCAGCAGAACTTGTAAAGCGTGTTAATGTAGAAGGAACAAAAGTGCGAGCCTCTTCCGGGAAGAGGCTCGCTTCGGTTTAGGTGCCTGCCATTGGAGCACGGCCCGGATAGCCATGGGTGCCGCCATACTGCCGAGCATACCGAAGATGTCGGAATGCAGTCCCCTTTGACCGATGATGTAACCGCATGTCCCCCCAATGAATTCAATCGAGATGTAGCGTTTCATATTGGACAATGTTACCACATAA
This Paenibacillus sp. JZ16 DNA region includes the following protein-coding sequences:
- the tatA gene encoding twin-arginine translocase TatA/TatE family subunit, whose protein sequence is MPLNIGFTGLAVLILIGLLLFGPSKLPRLARAFGTTIKEFRRGSKEMLEEETAGSDADPKAAADAVGGDGKLQQNL